One genomic region from Streptomyces sp. NBC_00582 encodes:
- a CDS encoding MFS transporter: MAIDTDTTTSSPSLPRTPGSPRLSTRDRLVLFVLCAAQFVVALDFSVLNVALPVLGADLGMSTSALQWAVTAFALPSGGFLLLFGRAGDLYGRRRLFLAGLALFAVASLLATFAWDPASFLTGRALQGLGAAAIVPTGMSLLTTTFPEGPARDRALGVSGTVLSLGFTVGMVAGGVLTDTLGWRSTMGLLTVFALVVLPLAPGLLPESRTPERPRLDVPGAVTVTAGLLSLIYALSTAADHGFGRADVIATLIAGLLLLTAFVAVESRTPAPLVSLPMLRRRTVAWGNVGGLVTFSMMSTVVFVLTLYLQETLRLSAFETGLVFGVQGVLSAVAGSCAPKVIGRWGARRTLVGSLAGQGALVAALLGLNAHTWSVWLATAAVSLASMCHLGAIVSYGLTVTSGVPDEEQGLATGLVTSTQQIGLTVGIPLLGVLATTTDDLLTGVHTVLALDAAIVLTAAVLVGLGLRSGPVEP, translated from the coding sequence ATGGCGATCGACACCGACACCACCACCTCCTCCCCCTCCCTCCCCCGGACGCCCGGCAGCCCACGGCTGTCGACCCGTGACCGGCTCGTCCTCTTCGTGCTGTGCGCGGCCCAGTTCGTGGTCGCGCTCGACTTCTCCGTCCTGAACGTGGCCCTGCCGGTGCTCGGCGCCGACCTCGGCATGAGCACCTCGGCCCTCCAGTGGGCGGTCACCGCGTTCGCGCTGCCCTCCGGCGGCTTCCTGCTCCTGTTCGGGCGGGCCGGCGACCTCTACGGCCGGCGCAGGCTGTTCCTGGCCGGTCTGGCCCTGTTCGCGGTGGCCTCGCTGCTGGCCACCTTCGCCTGGGACCCGGCGTCCTTCCTGACCGGGCGGGCCCTGCAGGGGCTGGGCGCGGCGGCGATCGTGCCGACGGGCATGTCCCTGCTGACCACCACGTTCCCGGAGGGCCCGGCCCGGGACCGGGCGCTGGGCGTCTCCGGCACCGTGCTCTCCCTGGGCTTCACGGTCGGCATGGTGGCCGGCGGCGTCCTCACCGACACGCTCGGCTGGCGCTCCACCATGGGCCTGCTCACCGTCTTCGCCCTGGTCGTCCTGCCGCTGGCACCCGGTCTGCTGCCCGAGTCCCGCACCCCTGAGCGGCCCCGGCTGGACGTGCCCGGAGCCGTGACGGTCACCGCCGGACTGCTCTCCCTGATCTACGCCCTGTCGACGGCCGCCGACCACGGCTTCGGCCGTGCGGACGTGATCGCGACGCTGATCGCGGGCCTGCTGCTCCTGACCGCGTTCGTCGCGGTGGAGTCCCGCACCCCCGCGCCCCTGGTCTCCCTGCCCATGCTGCGCCGCCGCACGGTGGCCTGGGGAAACGTGGGCGGTCTGGTCACGTTCTCGATGATGTCGACGGTCGTGTTCGTGCTGACCCTGTACCTCCAGGAGACCCTGCGGCTTTCGGCCTTCGAGACGGGCCTGGTCTTCGGTGTCCAGGGGGTCCTGTCGGCGGTGGCCGGTTCCTGCGCCCCGAAGGTCATCGGCCGCTGGGGCGCCCGCCGCACCCTCGTCGGCTCACTCGCCGGGCAGGGCGCCCTGGTCGCCGCCCTCCTGGGCCTGAACGCCCACACCTGGTCGGTCTGGCTCGCCACGGCCGCGGTGTCCCTGGCCAGCATGTGCCACCTCGGCGCGATCGTCTCGTACGGCCTGACGGTCACCTCGGGCGTCCCGGACGAGGAGCAGGGGCTGGCCACCGGGCTGGTCACCTCGACCCAGCAGATCGGCCTCACCGTCGGCATCCCGCTCCTCGGCGTCCTCGCCACCACCACCGACGACCTGCTCACCGGCGTCCACACGGTCCTCGCCCTGGACGCGGCGATCGTCCTGACGGCTGCGGTCCTGGTCGGGCTGGGCCTGCGCTCAGGGCCGGTCGAGCCGTAG
- a CDS encoding helix-turn-helix transcriptional regulator, translated as MSRRARVSPADAGLPAGGGRRRTPGLRREEVAVLAGVGASWYQWLEQGRDISVSPQVLDSVAQVLKLSNPERRHLYVLAGLNPPAPEPAPDHGCEGLRRLIDAWMPFPAHIMDRYYNCVIYNEAAGWVLGMRPGITQNCLVDFFTDPLYRSRSKSWELNARTVVAQFRAACTASPDDEGLRAVLDELRESAGPEFARLWDERDIQDAGVIRKELDHPLVGLLCVESTAMKVPARPDLTIVLHTPLDEAHTAAKLEWLATPEGRRGAMYPVAG; from the coding sequence ATGAGCAGGCGGGCCCGGGTGAGCCCGGCCGACGCCGGGCTGCCGGCCGGCGGGGGGCGACGGCGTACCCCGGGGCTGCGGCGCGAGGAGGTCGCCGTGCTCGCCGGGGTGGGGGCCTCCTGGTACCAGTGGCTGGAGCAGGGGCGGGACATCTCCGTCTCCCCGCAGGTCCTGGACTCCGTCGCCCAGGTGCTGAAGCTGAGCAACCCCGAGCGGCGCCATCTCTACGTCCTCGCCGGGCTGAACCCGCCCGCGCCGGAACCGGCGCCGGACCACGGCTGTGAGGGGCTGCGGCGGCTGATCGACGCGTGGATGCCGTTCCCGGCCCACATCATGGACCGGTACTACAACTGCGTGATCTACAACGAGGCCGCGGGCTGGGTGCTCGGCATGCGGCCCGGCATCACCCAGAACTGCCTGGTCGACTTCTTCACCGACCCGCTGTACCGGTCCCGTTCGAAGAGCTGGGAGCTGAACGCCCGTACCGTCGTCGCCCAGTTCCGGGCCGCCTGCACGGCCAGTCCCGACGACGAGGGGCTCCGGGCGGTCCTCGACGAGCTGAGGGAGAGCGCCGGCCCCGAGTTCGCCCGGCTGTGGGACGAGCGGGACATCCAGGACGCGGGCGTGATCCGCAAGGAACTCGACCATCCGCTGGTGGGGCTGCTGTGCGTGGAGAGTACGGCGATGAAGGTGCCGGCCCGGCCCGATCTGACGATCGTGCTGCACACGCCGCTGGACGAGGCCCACACCGCGGCGAAGCTGGAGTGGCTCGCCACCCCGGAGGGCAGGCGGGGCGCGATGTACCCCGTCGCGGGGTGA
- a CDS encoding MmcQ/YjbR family DNA-binding protein, giving the protein MTPQELRALCLSFNAVVEDFPFRPEISVFKVGGKMFALSWTDERPLKVNLKCDPEDAVRLRGEHPGLIAPGYHMNKRHWNTVTVDGDLPDRLVRELVEDSYDLVVAGLPRAERLRLDRP; this is encoded by the coding sequence GTGACCCCTCAGGAGCTGCGCGCCCTGTGCCTGTCCTTCAACGCCGTCGTGGAGGACTTCCCGTTCCGGCCGGAGATCTCGGTGTTCAAGGTCGGCGGCAAGATGTTCGCCCTGAGCTGGACCGACGAGCGGCCGCTGAAGGTCAACCTCAAGTGCGACCCCGAGGACGCGGTCCGGCTGCGCGGCGAGCACCCCGGCCTGATCGCCCCCGGCTACCACATGAACAAGCGGCACTGGAACACGGTCACCGTCGACGGCGACCTCCCCGACCGCCTCGTCCGCGAACTGGTCGAGGACTCCTACGACCTGGTGGTCGCCGGCCTGCCGAGGGCGGAGCGGCTACGGCTCGACCGGCCCTGA